The segment CGCGCCGACGCCATCGCCACCGGCCTGGTGAAGTCCTTCATGGCCAAGGTCGCCCGGCAGCCCGCCTACCGCGACGCCGAACACACCCAGTCGGTGCTGACCATCACCTCCAACGTGGTCTACGGCCACCACACCGGCAACACCCCCGACGGCCGCCGCGCGGGCGCCCCCTTCGCCCCCGGCGCCAACCCCATGAACGGCCGCGACCACCACGGCATCGTGGCCTCCGCCCTCTCGGTCGCCAAGCTCCCGTACGACTGCGCCCGCGACGGCATCTCGCTGACCTCGACCATCACCCCTGAGGGCCTGGGCCACGACCCGGCCGAACGAGCGGGCAATCTGGTCGGCATCCTCGACGCCTACACGGCGGCGGGCGGCTTCCACATGAACGTCAACGTCCTGGACCGAGCCACTCTTCAGGACGCCATGGAGCACCCGGAGAACTACCCGGACCTGACCATCCGGGTCTCCGGATACGCCGTCAACTTCGTCCGCCTCACCCGCGAACAGCAGCTCGACGTGATCAGCCGCACCTTCCACGGTGCGCTGTGAGCACCACCGGCCGGGTGCACTCCTGGGACCTGTCCACCGGCGTGGACGGTCCCGGGACCCGGTTCGTGCTCTTCGTCAGCGGCTGCCCGCTGCGCTGTCTGTACTGCGCCAACCCCGACACCTGGCACATGCGCGACGGCAAGGAGCTCACCGCTGACGACGTGATGGCCGAGATCGAGAAGTACCGGCCCTTCATCACCACCGCGGGCGGCGGCGTGACCCTGACCGGAGGCGAGCCGCTGCTCCAGCCCGCCTTCACCGCCGAGATCCTCCACCGATGCAAGGAACTCGGCCTGCACACCGCCCTGGACACCTCCGGCTTCCTCGGCGTCCGCGCCACCGACGCCCTGCTCGCCGACACCGACCTGGTGCTGCTCGACATCAAGTCCTTCGACATCGCGGCCTATCGCAAGCTCACCGGCGGCGAACTCGCCCCCACCCTGAACTTCGCCACCCACCTGGACCAACTCGGCATCCCCGTATGGATCCGCTACGTCCTGGTCCCCGGCCGTACCGACGATCCGGCCGCCGTCGACGGCCTGGCCGGATTCGTCGCCGGCCTGACCAACGTCGACCGCGTCGACGTACTGCCCTTCCACAAGCTGGGCGCCGCCAAGTACGACGCCCTCGGCATCCCCTTCCCGCTGCGCGACACCCCCGTGCCCGAACCCGCCCTCAC is part of the Streptomyces sp. NBC_01262 genome and harbors:
- the pflA gene encoding pyruvate formate-lyase-activating protein, with the translated sequence MSTTGRVHSWDLSTGVDGPGTRFVLFVSGCPLRCLYCANPDTWHMRDGKELTADDVMAEIEKYRPFITTAGGGVTLTGGEPLLQPAFTAEILHRCKELGLHTALDTSGFLGVRATDALLADTDLVLLDIKSFDIAAYRKLTGGELAPTLNFATHLDQLGIPVWIRYVLVPGRTDDPAAVDGLAGFVAGLTNVDRVDVLPFHKLGAAKYDALGIPFPLRDTPVPEPALTERVREQFREHGLRAL